The following proteins are co-located in the Cardiocondyla obscurior isolate alpha-2009 linkage group LG12, Cobs3.1, whole genome shotgun sequence genome:
- the LOC139106867 gene encoding monocarboxylate transporter 12, with amino-acid sequence MSKLEEMPTSGESHEAEKSTSVRRKTRKTKKIPPDGGWGWVVLFSALIVNFLIPGTVKSFGVLFVEFLHVFKASSTAASWMPALCYFLYSSLGPLSSILSTRYSYRAVTLVGGTFAASGMMLSYFANSVTYLYVSYGLMVGIGAGLSFPPTVYIVTQYFEKLRGMANGLCISGSAIGTIVLPPLLQYLLDCFGYRGAVLIMGAITLNTLICGLLYHPVEEHMKIVPLDEGIDNEALTLDEQNVGVKMESVEKTEDDPKFDEEPIHKFSDLPRNVVYESVSEKSSEKRKIPEKKLDYKTNDRVVGLRYRAVKDDDSLIREEIPRESTPNANELPAAISSCLEENGDGTNGDIQNLSRPDNGAVIEDSRVQIDQVKVAGDRENNKSEEPEEKKRNNARSKSKKTSGKVQKKFDKPFFDLSVLRDPVYLVILISNSTSAISNTNFMILLPSYAIAEGFDKNSSALLLSIVSALDLVGRIGGASLSDIDFMPKYYYFVGGLGTSGIALALLPMATSYTMLSFFCGLFGLSSGMYIGITTVILADMLGTEKLSSSYGISLFVNGVLQLVGPPVCGIIFENVLSYKPIFLAFGIILILGTALWAVVPLINMNKKKDVEAI; translated from the exons CGGAGAATCGCACGAGGCCGAGAAAAGCACGTCGGTCAGGCGGAAGACGCGGAAGACGAAGAAGATCCCACCTGATGGCGGTTGGGGCTGGGTGGTCCTGTTCTCCGCCCTCATCGTCAACTTCCTTATCCCCGGTACCGTCAAGTCCTTCGGCGTACTCTTCGTCGAGTTCCTGCACGTTTTCAAGGCGTCCTCAACGGCGGCCTCCTGGATGCCGGCGCTATGCTACTTCCTGTACAGCTCATTAG GTCCTTTATCTAGTATCCTGTCGACCAGGTACTCCTACAGAGCCGTGACTCTCGTCGGCGGCACTTTCGCCGCCAGCGGGATGATGCTGAGCTACTTCGCTAACTCGGTGACTTATCTCTACGTCAG ttATGGTCTTATGGTTGGCATCGGCGCTGGTTTGTCATTTCCACCGACGGTTTACATCGTCACACAGTACTTTGAGAAGCTGCGAGGGATGGCGAACGGCCTGTGCATTTCCGGCAGCGCGATTGGAACCATAGTGCTACCGCCGCTGCTGCAATATCTTTTAGACTGTTTTGGATACAG aGGGGCAGTGCTCATTATGGGAGCGATCACGTTAAACACGCTGATCTGCGGCCTTCTGTATCATCCCGTCGAGGAGCACATGAAGATCGTACCCTTGGACGAGGGTATCGATAACGAAGCTTTGACTCTTGACGAGCAAAATGTCGGGGTAAAAATGGAATCGGTCGAAAAAACGGAAGACGACCCGAAATTCGACGAGGAGCCAATTCACAAATTTTCGGATCTTCCGCGCAACGTGGTGTATGAATCCGTCTCGGAGAAGTCATccgagaagagaaaaattccCGAGAAAAAATTAGACTACAAGACGAACGATCGTGTCGTCGGGCTGCGATACAGGGCTGTTAAAGACGACGACTCGCTGATACGGGAGGAAATACCGCGGGAGAGCACTCCTAATGCGAACGAGCTTCCCGCGGCAATTTCTTCATGTCTTGAAGAAAACGGCGACGGTACCAATGGCGACATTCAAAATTTATCACGGCCAGATAACGGTGCCGTTATCGAAGACAGTAGGGTGCAAATTGACCAGGTAAAAGTCGCGGGTGacagagaaaataataaatccgAAGAGCCAGAAGAGAAAAAGCGGAACAACGCGCGTTCGAAGTCAAAGAAAACGTCAGGAAAGGTGCAAAAGAAGTTTGACAAGCCTTTCTTCGACCTGAGCGTGCTGAGAGATCCCGTTTACTTGGTGATCCTCATCTCCAACTCCACGTCGGCAATCAGCAACAcgaattttatgattttactGCCGTCCTACGCGATTGCCGAAGGGTTCGACAAAAACTCGTCGGCTCTGCTCTTGTCCATAGTCTCGGCGTTGGACTTGGTTGGTAGAATCGGCGGCGCGTCCTTATCCGACATTGACTTCATGCCCAAGTACTATTACTTCGTCGGCGGGCTTGGCACCAGCGGAATCGCCCTGGCTTTGCTACCCATGGCCACCAGCTACACTATGCTGTCGTTTTTCTGTGGTCTCTTCGGCCTTTCATCCGGCATGTACATCGGTATCACGACAGTCATCCTCGCGGACATGCTGGGTACGGAGAAGCTCAGCTCATCTTATGGGATCTCTCTGTTCGTTAACGGCGTGCTGCAGCTTGTCGGGCCTCCCGTCTGCGGCATCATCTTCGAAAACGTGCTGTCGTACAAGCCGATTTTCTTGGCCTTCGGTATTATTCTGATCTTGGGCACCGCGCTATGGGCGGTGGTACCGCTTATCaacatgaataaaaaaaaagatgtagaGGCGATATAA